One stretch of Sander vitreus isolate 19-12246 chromosome 16, sanVit1, whole genome shotgun sequence DNA includes these proteins:
- the sgtb gene encoding small glutamine-rich tetratricopeptide repeat-containing protein beta, which produces MAVEKRLAFSIVQFLRDQTHCGALNSDEQESLEVAIQCLETTFKIGSSDCHLAVPQPLTEIFLNSLLKNDNITIPETSPSPEDIERAEQLKNEGNNHMKEENYRCAVECYTKAIDLDLRNAVYYCNRAAAHSKLGNYTEAIGDCERAIGIDPTYSKAYGRMGLALTAMTKYPEAISYFKKALVLDPENDTYKSNLKIAEQKQKEATSPIAAGLGFDMASLINNPAFISMAASVMQNQQVQQLMSGMMSNAVGGPAAGVGGLSDISSLIEAGQQFAQQIQQQNPELIEQLRNHIRSRSFSGSAEEHS; this is translated from the exons ATGGCAGTGGAGAAGCGTCTGGCATTCTCTATTGTGCAGTTCTTACGAGATCAAACACATTGCGGTGCATTGAATTCTGATGAGCAGGAGAGCCTTGAAG TTGCGATACAGTGTTTGGAGACAACCTTTAAGATCGGCTCCAGTGACTGCCATCTTGCTGTGCCACAGCCTCTGACGGAGATATTCCTCAATTCCCTGCTCAAG AATGATAACATTACCATACCAGAGACCTCCCCATCTCCAGAAGACATTGAACGAGCAGAGCAACTTAAAAATGAAG gaaacaaTCACATGAAAGAAGAGAACTACAGATGTGCAGTGGAGTGCTACACAAAGGCCATTGACCTGGACCTAAGAAACGCTGTGTACTACTGCAATAG GGCTGCAGCTCACAGTAAACTCGGAAATTATACAGAGGCAATTGGGGACTGCGAGAGAGCCATTGGGATTGATCCTACCTACAGCAAAGCCTATGGGAGGATGGG TTTGGCTTTGACAGCCATGACCAAGTATCCAGAGGCAATTTCCTACTTCAAGAAAGCGTTGGTATTAGACCCTGAGAATGATACCTACAAATCCAACCTGAAGATTGCAGAGCAGAAGCAAAAAGAAGCGACCAGCCCa ATAGCGGCTGGATTAGGATTTGACATGGCTAGTTTAATCAACAACCCTGCCTTCATCAGCATG GCTGCAAGCGTGATGCAGAACCAACAAGTACAACAGCT TATGTCAGGAATGATGTCCAATGCAGTCGGGGGTCCTGCAGCAGGAGTGGGTGGACTGTCAGACATTTCCAGCTTGATTGAAGC GGGACAACAGTTCGCCCAGCAGATCCAGCAGCAGAACCCAGAGCTGATCGAGCAGTTAAGGAACCACATCCGGAGCCGCTCCTTCAGTGGCAGCGCCGAGGAGCACTCATGA
- the nln gene encoding neurolysin, mitochondrial: MTINGSVTCARDCSQEGNKRNALRWDLTPDDISTMTDRLINRVKAVYDDVGSLKIENVSVENTLKALAYAKLDYASSLHVLDFPQYVCPSKEVRTASTEADKKLSEFDVEMSMREDVFKRITALQKKHQDNLLSEEKRFLDRLVTLGKRKGLHLSKDIQEDIKRTSKRISALSIEFNKNLNEDNTFLVFSERELGGLADSYLNGLDKTEDGRYKVTLEYPHYYPLMKRCYNPETRRKMETAFHSRCKEVNTAILEELIQLKANVADLLGYSCHANYVLEINMAKNASNVSDFLDTFYETLKPIGIKERKYILALKKRECLMKGYQFDGQINAWDLPYYMNQVEQCKFAVNKDKLIEYFPLDVVTEGLFGIYQELLGLTFNEVEQAHVWHENVKLYSALDTETGEEIGQFYLDLHPREGKYGHAACFGLQPGCRGPDGKRRLPVAAMVANFTKSRKGCPSLLQHHEVETYFHEFGHVMHELCSKTTFSEFSGTLVETDFVEVPSQMLENWVWEKEPLRRMSRHYKDGTPIPDNLLDKLIASRVANTGLMNLRQVVLGKVDQSLHSSPHADTAEVFAKHCKEILGVPATPGTNMTASFSHLVGGYDGQYYSYLWSEVYSMDIYFSRFKKEGIMNPKVGQEYRRVILETGGSVDGMDMLKTFLGRGPCQDAFFQCKGLIKSKETQTL; encoded by the exons ATGACCATCAATGGGTCTGTGACATGTGCCAGAGACTGCTCTCAGGAAGGAAATAAGAGAAACGCACTGAGATGGGACCTGACCCCAGACGATATCAGCACCATGACAGACAGATTGATTAACAGAGTAAAGGCGGTCTACGATGACGTTGGATCTCTAAAGATAGAAAATGTGTCTGTTGAAAACACCCTGAAAGCCTTGGCTTATGCCAAACTGGATTATGCAT CATCACTCCATGTTCTTGATTTCCCCCAGTATGTATGTCCCTCTAAAGAGGTTCGGACAGCGAGCACAGAGGCAGACAAGAAACTGTCTGAGTTTGACGTGGAGATGAGTATGAGGGAAGATGTGTTCAAGCGAATTACAGCCTTGCAG aaGAAGCATCAAGACAACCTTTTATCTGAAGAAAAGAGGTTTTTAGACAGACTTGTTACATTAGGCAAGCGGAAAGGATTGCACCTGTCTAAAGATATACAAGAG GACATAAAAAGAACCTCCAAGCGTATAAGTGCACTCTCCATAGAGTTTAACAAGAATCTGAATGAAGACAATACGTTTCTTGTTTTTTCCGAGCGTGAATTAG GTGGGCTAGCTGATAGCTATCTCAATGGACTGGACAAGACAGAAGATGGGCGGTATAAGGTGACACTTGAATATCCCCATTACTACCCCCTGATGAAGAGGTGTTACAATCCTGAGACCAGGAGGAAGATGGAAACGGCTTTTCACAGCAGGTGTAAAGAG gtCAACACAGCGATCCTCGAAGAATTGATACAACTCAAAGCAAATGTCGCAGACTTACTTGGTTACAGTTGCCATGCAAACTATGTGCTGGAGATTAACATGGCCAAGAATGCAAGCAATGTATCTGACTTTCTTG ACACATTCTATGAAACACTTAAGCCCATTGGAATCAAGGAGAGGAAATATATTCTTGCACTAAAGAAGCGCGAGTGCTTGATGAAGGGCTACCAGTTTGATGGACAGATCAATGCCTGGGACTTGCCCTACTACATGAATCAAGTGGAGCAGTGCAAGTTTGCCGTGAACAAGGATAAACTGATTGAGTATTTCCCGCTTGACGTGGTGACAGAAGGACTGTTTGGAATCTACCAGGAGCTGCTGGGTCTCACTTTCAACGAGGTGGAGCAAGCTCATGtgtggcatgaaaatgtcaagCTTTATTCAGCCTTGGACACTGAAACAGGAGAGGAGATTGGCCAGTTTTACCTGGACTTGCATCCAAG GGAAGGAAAGTATGGCCATGCAGCCTGCTTTGGGCTCCAGCCTGGCTGCAGAGGACCTGATGGAAAACGCAGACTTCCAGTGGCGGCTATGGTGGCTAACTTTACCAAGTCCAGAAAAGGTTGTCCCTCGCTTCTCCAGCACCATGAAGTGGAGACTTATTTTCACGAGTTTGGTCATGTTATGCACGAGCTCTGTTCTAAG accaCTTTCTCAGAATTCAGTGGAACCTTGGTGGAGACAGACTTTGTGGAGGTGCCTTCGCAGATGCTTGAGAACTGGGTTTGGGAGAAAGAGCCTCTGAGGAGAATGTCTCGCCACTACAAGGATGGCACCCCAATCCCAGACAATCTACTCGACAAACTGATTGCATCCAGAGTCGCCAACACTG GACTGATGAACCTGCGTCAGGTAGTCCTCGGTAAAGTGGACCAGTCGCTGCACAGCAGCCCTCATGCAGATACAGCTGAGGTGTTTGCAAAGCACTGTAAGGAAATCCTGGGTGTTCCTGCTACGCCAG GTACCAATATGACAGCCAGTTTCAGCCACTTGGTTGGAGGATATGATGGCCAGTACTACAGCTATCTGTGGAGTGAGGTCTACTCCATGGACATTTATTTCAGTCGTTTTAAAAAGGAAGGCATTATGAATCCAAAG GTTGGACAAGAGTACAGAAGGGTGATTCTGGAAACTGGTGGCTCTGTGGATGGCATGGACATGCTGAAAACCTTCCTTGGCCGTGGCCCATGCCAGGATGCCTTCTTTCAGTGCAAAGGACTGATTAAGTCAAAGGAAACGCAGACGTTGTAA